The segment gaaaaaattatggTAATAATACAATCACACCAAGTCGATCGCTACACAAATGATACTTTTCATTACTACCTAACAATGAGTTAATAATacgatataataaaatttaaataacaaatcaaaataaatattatatttaaactaacTAAACAAAGTGTTGGAAGGAAAAAGTCGAATATCAAAAGACACTCAAAATATCATGCTTATATATTAATCATATTTGCGATATTTGTGATAGAAATTATTACTTTAAATTATGTGTCTCTCTTTTATATGTTTCAGAGATAAATATGATTGATCAATTAGGATATTAAGTTCATGAgaattgaattatgttttttttcttaattaacatttaattcgtgaaaattgaattatgtttcTCTCTAAATTATGTCTCcactagaaacataattaatttcGATAAATTTCTCTATAGTAATTTTCTAGAGAATTTCATTGCGTTAACAGATACACAAATCTTTGTTCGTACTTAACTTTCTACTAAATAATTACACAGTTAAACATGTAAAACCTATAATTAAAGAACTATTTATATAAATCTATCATCAGATAAACAAAGTTTAAAGTTCTAATAATTTTGTGCAGTTAATACTTGTATCTTGGCCTATccaaccaaaataaaaaaaaaaacaaaaaagaaattcaacaactaaagaaaatattaaaaaactcCCAAAGTtttgtttgtcttttttttttctttttttttttttctaattaaggtTTATCTCTAGAAATAAAAGTATTTCTAATTTCCAGCAAAAATCTTCTAGAGAACTTCTTCATTAATCTACAGCTAAAAACCTTTTCATGGATCCCTGCAAAAATATCCATAAAatttcattaacaaaataataataataataataataataataattaacaatgtGTTAAATCTACAAGCAATAGAGGATTATTGGTGTGTTTCCGTtcaaaggaaaatgtttttcaagaaaataagatgttttttatttaatacttaacaaaaaatactatttaaaaattatttatataaaatataaacaaatacgATGAGAGGTGGAAGTGGAATGCTAGGGGTATAGGTTGGTGAAAAAGAGAATATGAGGTGTTTTGAAAAATACAGATGATACAATATGACGCGTTCAACTCGTTTAAATTTGAATAGGCTAATAATTAGCAAATACAAAAACTCAAACAATTTGTTCTTGTCAAATTCATCATATTCAATACTTGAGTcgatacaaaattaaaaaaagaacgTTGGTAAGAGATCGACGTATTAGGGTATTACTTCTTATTTAGTCCATTTTAACCTAAATCATCTTAACACTAGTAACTCTTAGGGGTCGCTGACTCATCTATTTATCAACTTATCAACTTTTTTGAATTTGCTTAAATTCAGTTCAACCATCCATTATTCGACACTCAtgtataaatcaaattaaattattcagaacaaataaataagcaaataataataataaatttattataatctgacaaataaaatcttaaaaggATGATTTCCGTCTCTCCCCTCTCTGTTCCCTCTCTCTCTGCCCCATTTCTCTCCCGTCTTTCTACTCTCTGCCCCATCTCTCTCccctctctgccctctctctaTCCCGTCTTTCTCCTCTCTCTGCCCCatctctctgccctctctctctctctcccatCTTTCTACCCTCTGCCCCATCTCTCTCCCGTCTTTCTCCTTCCTGTTCCAGTATCACTCACCTCTCTCCAATCCCTCTCACCTCTCTTTTCTTCTAACATGTAGCTAAGAATCATAATTATACCGATAAAAAAActatttcatatattatatattactaTTAGAGTATCCAATAAGGCAGCACCCCGTGACTTAGTACATGCATTCACATGAAGAAAAACAGCACAATAGGGGGCAATTGGAGAGGGACAAGACATGTAAACAACAAAGGAATATAATTATCTATACATGTACATGTGACCTTCACTCCCCACATATTCTGAAatctgtttttttgttttttcgcTCCGTGTTAGATATCTATTATTTGATATCGATCTCACTAATTCAGATTCACATCGAAAGTTCTATTCTAgaataaaagataaaacattTCCTACCAAAAACTATTCGATATCCAAATACTCAATCTAAAACATACTTATCATTTCACCAGAATCTTTAACGATATAacagtgtgtatatatatattactttttttaataaaaaatattagataaattgattatttaatagAGTAGTTATAAAGTACTTTTGAAAATGGTGTGCTCTGAAGTATAATCTACAGAATTagacaaaagaaaaactattcaaccaaaaaaaaaacaataaattgcAGCCAAAAGGAAAGTAACAGACATACAGATTGACACTCAGACAGGCATATTTATACCAAAGGAAAGAACTAGTATTCAAAAAATCACATATACGATAGGTTTAAAATcataagattttaaaattatttttgatactGTATACATATTGAGTCTTTTATAAAAAGGAGTTTTGAGGCAATGATAAAATTATCTGTTCATGTCTTATATGTCACAAGGTTCGAGTCGTATAAGCAGTCAGTAGTACTATTTGCATTATGGTAGACTGACTATACATCACATTTTTTGAGATCTACGACTATTTACCCTTTTCTTTCACATGttataacttttaatttaaacttacaattttaattttaaaaccttttttatatatatcttcaAACTATGTACGTAATCAATCAAattaaaacacactaaatgaaaCAAATACACACTAATATGTTAACCATGCTTAAGGACGAAAATATCTCATATATCTCTCCATATCAAAAATCTAAAATCACATGATTCAAAAGATgattcttaatattttaaaatatctcacGGTCAGTCAAATTAAAACACATTAAGATGAAACACATAAAAGTAACAATGTCTCAACTATGCTTAAACATGAAAATATCTCATCCATCCCACTACATATAAAAAACATCTCAATTCACAAATCTTTATATGTAAAAGTTCTGCAAGTAATCAGTCAAATTCAGACACGTAAAATGAAACAGAATGAAAATATCTCATTCATCCTATCacatataaaaacatttaaattcataattttttatatgtaaaagtttCACAAGTAATCAATCAAATTAAAACAcgtaaaatgaaatagaaaaaataatattattttaatattaccTGTACTTTTTGGTGGATGTATGTCTTCTATTTACTCATTGAAAAGTGCCACCTCCAAAaggttgttgttgatgatgactttgattttttctactctcaaaattattattattatccaaTGAACTCATTTGTTGTTGGCTGCTACTAAAtcctccaccaccaccactcATAGTTCTCACAATTTCTCCAACTCCAAGAAAATCTCTTGTCAACCTATTAGCTTCTTCACCCATCCCAATGTCCATTGAAAAGGGTTTACTAATCATTTGCTTCTTTTGTGGTGGTGGTTGATCATAACTATTcatcttgttgttgttgttggtattGTACCCTCCTACCACTCCTCCATAGTCTTGATTCTGGTCTTGTGGACCTGTAACGtatgttgaaaatataattaagtattaaataaatgagatatttagtatatattaagaGTATTTTTACGAATTCATACGTACTTGAATCATATAAAAAACATGAACAAATTTTCAATAGTAATAACGAGGTCTAGCCATTTTTAACccttatgatttaaaaaaaaatggtcaATGTCATCGAGCTTGAAATTCCATTGTTAGAAATGGAATTTCAAAATCTATGACGatgataatgattatttttttaatttcaggAGTTGAAAAGTGTctatttgtaattttatcaaatgtttcatgttttggggttgtagaaaaagaattagactAGCGCGTAAGAAGGTTGTAATGaagatattattaaataaataaaaatattttaatatttcgaCGAGATAATCATATATTTCAAGCATTAGTACTCACCGTAAGCATTAACAACTAGGTCATGAAGATGATTTCCAGCTCCCATAGGGTCCTCATGGCCGAAAACGCCGCCAAAATTGACAGCTGGCGGTGGATGAAGATCAGATTTTGTCATGCTAGACGATGAaccaccaacaccagcaccaacaccagcaaCAGAGCCAAATGCTTTAAGCAATGAAACACTAGTACTACTATTGTTGCAACTAGTAGTAGAACCCATCTGAGCCGCTTTTTGAAGGAGAGCGGTGGCTGACATAGGTGGGGCTGGTGATGAGGAGACATAAAGAGAAGGAATCGATGAACtcatatgatgatgatgatgatggtgatgatcgTTCAGAATGGTACCACTTGAGAAAATGTTCGATGAATTATTTGAACCTTCACCGCTAGTGTTGTTGCTAAATTGATGAGGACTAGGAAGTAATAATCCACCAAGACCTCCAGAAATAGTGTTATTATGATCATTATCAacgatgttgttgttgttgttgttattctgGAAGAAATTCAGGTTAAACATGCTAGAAGAACCAGTAGCAACACTCGCGTTGTTGTTGTGGAGATTGGGAAGTTGCATTAGTCCATGGATTGATGATTTGTTATTATTGATCACCCCGTAAtcttgatgacttgtttgatctgCTGGAAGTTGGAAAAAGGAAGTTGAAGGACGAAAAGTTGACGAGCCAATGaggttgttgttgttattgttatcaaACTGGTTctgatgatgatggtggtgggccccaccactagtgttgttgttgttgttattgctaCCTCCGAAATGAAGCATTTCATGATGATCTGGAATTTGGGAATTTAATTTCGAGAGGCCGCCTAAACTTATACTATTGTTGTTGCTACTTCCATATAAATGACTCCCAATGCTACTCAAACTTGGTGGATTTCTTGCACTTTCTTGTGCCAATGCATCACAAAAGGCTCTATGAGTGATGAAACTGTCACGCCTgcatatttaagttatatatactgTCAGTATAtcgtattttatatatatatatattatgatcaattcaaaaagaaaaataatgaatctAGACTTGGACTATTTATTAAAGAAGTAGAGTCTTGTGAAAAGAATGTTTTAGTCAAGTAGagagtagaatttttttttagacaATTGATTACACCATTGAAACTTACCAAAAACGTCaataataaacacaaatatggacttgaaaatgagttgaataATACAATTTTGTACAAAGTGGTCCCATACTTAGATGATTATGACAATTAagaatcaaataata is part of the Solanum lycopersicum chromosome 1, SLM_r2.1 genome and harbors:
- the LOC101253219 gene encoding protein indeterminate-domain 4, chloroplastic-like isoform X2; protein product: MANRLLHQQFNHNKQQKREEISLEHQANPDAEIIALSPKTLMATNRFVCEVCNKGFQREQNLQLHRRGHNLPWKLKQKSTKEVKRKVYLCPEPSCVHHEPSRALGDLTGIKKHYSRKHGEKKYKCEKCSKKYAVQSDWKAHTKTCGTREYRCDCGTLFSRRDSFITHRAFCDALAQESARNPPSLSSIGSHLYGSSNNNSISLGGLSKLNSQIPDHHEMLHFGGSNNNNNNTSGGAHHHHHQNQFDNNNNNNLIGSSTFRPSTSFFQLPADQTSHQDYGVINNNKSSIHGLMQLPNLHNNNASVATGSSSMFNLNFFQNNNNNNNIVDNDHNNTISGGLGGLLLPSPHQFSNNTSGEGSNNSSNIFSSGTILNDHHHHHHHHMSSSIPSLYVSSSPAPPMSATALLQKAAQMGSTTSCNNSSTSVSLLKAFGSVAGVGAGVGGSSSSMTKSDLHPPPAVNFGGVFGHEDPMGAGNHLHDLVVNAYGPQDQNQDYGGVVGGYNTNNNNKMNSYDQPPPQKKQMISKPFSMDIGMGEEANRLTRDFLGVGEIVRTMSGGGGGFSSSQQQMSSLDNNNNFESRKNQSHHQQQPFGGGTFQ
- the LOC101253219 gene encoding protein indeterminate-domain 4, chloroplastic-like isoform X1, which codes for MSGEPSSIMFLAMREEQQQQQQQQQHEVLLLQQQQQQQQHGEPPSSSTIQSQQATKKRRNQPGTPNPDAEIIALSPKTLMATNRFVCEVCNKGFQREQNLQLHRRGHNLPWKLKQKSTKEVKRKVYLCPEPSCVHHEPSRALGDLTGIKKHYSRKHGEKKYKCEKCSKKYAVQSDWKAHTKTCGTREYRCDCGTLFSRRDSFITHRAFCDALAQESARNPPSLSSIGSHLYGSSNNNSISLGGLSKLNSQIPDHHEMLHFGGSNNNNNNTSGGAHHHHHQNQFDNNNNNNLIGSSTFRPSTSFFQLPADQTSHQDYGVINNNKSSIHGLMQLPNLHNNNASVATGSSSMFNLNFFQNNNNNNNIVDNDHNNTISGGLGGLLLPSPHQFSNNTSGEGSNNSSNIFSSGTILNDHHHHHHHHMSSSIPSLYVSSSPAPPMSATALLQKAAQMGSTTSCNNSSTSVSLLKAFGSVAGVGAGVGGSSSSMTKSDLHPPPAVNFGGVFGHEDPMGAGNHLHDLVVNAYGPQDQNQDYGGVVGGYNTNNNNKMNSYDQPPPQKKQMISKPFSMDIGMGEEANRLTRDFLGVGEIVRTMSGGGGGFSSSQQQMSSLDNNNNFESRKNQSHHQQQPFGGGTFQ